The proteins below come from a single Drosophila kikkawai strain 14028-0561.14 chromosome 3R, DkikHiC1v2, whole genome shotgun sequence genomic window:
- the LOC108073237 gene encoding C2 domain-containing protein 5 isoform X2: MPGKVGVKIKAARNLPVMDKSSETTDAFVEIKLASVTHKTDVFRKSLNPTWNTDWFRFEVDDAELQDEPLQIRLMDYDTYSANDAIGKVNISLNPLCLESSSQAVHGKGTVLSGWIPVFDTMHGIRGEINVIVKVDLFSDVNKFRQSSCGIPFFHSQCVPFGYRAQVIHGFVEELVVNDDPEYQWIDKIRTPRASNEARQVVFLKLSGQVQRKMGLKAINMGANAVIGYTQCFDLEGDVGVVARGVGTAVTLIKDTSSSQPNSADVALIEESSTDLQQQPGLVGGPSGPSSIPTTVEGSSPSLKRFASPVGSNRLKLTPSPSKSGISATTNADSASTSTTSTATTMVPTTVGEICRRSSDSDLSVTPKGIAFSFNRKRNSICVASERLVAATAMMRLTQPTVGAKPGTDSLDMLEYPFLTMTKYPTGFILHLGATVAARSVKLLERVPNPDEPEVRDSWWTELRMEIRSHARSLGCNVVLGYAETTTISDDVCVLSATGTAAVINMVFNRSVSQTDIFTMSKATASAAMSNSLEEREANGSSTGEASGTGKDTGSLGTGTSSTGKRYGLPPLNGPRNACAICHIPYNLSSVPFNVKMKKCAVCRKGRVPDVLLATLEVPEFMQVTGRGCFMQAQVVRAKRDLRAELNAKEISDGLPFLEYELHRVLINKLKAKGMNAIFGLRTQVAIGERMIALIATGTALFLSALPVPQVPKIVAGNSWTDKQKLNELQKKLQETFERNQEIYQLKSLDPDAGAAASAAPSTDKQSDTDDSDEEEMNEIDLNCGNKELCVLEVDDIEDLEIISLLMEPYPPEGFHVVNTQQVPGMLEMDTVKNLQMFTQVWRARLEVGQSVNGFPKHFQRLLQTIYFKLRTMIPCAICDLRFRLDLPETDQIQLLVTGMAMGLSDASKVKYRGRGRVMQQQQQQQPQPQQQNGFHESQSQSQPELNGKRMLQEEDYIFPLDEDQMVDTPTPTSTAIPPFGMSSFKMRKTSPSRLSNLVSGLPSTGVKPLSVGAVPRNRYFPLRDRYGVDLTPLSFIPGGRIDKYLGNLNFFFIRESTSIRENGGISGFVHGFITELLAVVRAHIASLGGNAMVSFYITELMLFDNQHKNQGQCLISLGGDAVYVSYHADD, encoded by the exons ATGCCAGGCAAGGTGGGGGTGAAGATCAAGGCGGCGCGCAACCTGCCGGTAATGGACAAGAGCAGCGAGACGACGGACGCGTTCGTGGAAATCAAACTGGCTTCCGTGACCCACAAGACGGATGTGTTCCGCAAGAGCTTGAATCCCACTTGGAACACCGATTG GTTTCGCTTCGAGGTGGACGATGCAGAGCTGCAGGACGAACCGCTGCAAATCCGACTGATGGACTATGATACGTACTCGGCCAACGATGCCATCGGTAAGGTGAACATCAGCCTGAATCCACTGTGCCTGGAGAGCTCCAGTCAGGCGGTGCACGGTAAGGGCACTGTGCTGTCCGGCTGGATTCCCGTTTTCGACACAATGCACGGGATCCGCGGTGAAATCAATGTCATCGTCAAAGTGGATCTCTTCTCGGACGTCAACAAGTTCCGACAGAGCTCCTGTGGTATACCCTTCTTCCACT CCCAGTGCGTGCCTTTTGGCTACCGCGCCCAGGTGATTCACGGCTTTGTCGAAGAGCTCGTGGTCAATGACGATCCTGAATATCAGTGGATCGACAAGATACGGACGCCGCGTGCTTCGAACGAGGCCCGACAGGTGGTCTTTCTCAAGTTGTCCGGCCAGGTACAGCGGAAAATGGGCCTGAAAGCCATAAACATGGGCGCCAATGCCGTAATTGGCTATACCCAGTGCTTTGATCTGGAGGGTGATGTGGGCGTGGTGGCCCGAGGAGTGGGCACAGCTGTTACACTGATCAAAGACACCAGCAGCAGTCAGCCAAATAGCGCGGATGTGGCCCTGATCGAGGA ATCCAGCACTGACCTCCAACAGCAGCCAGGGTTAGTGGGTGGACCATCAGGACCATCAAGTATACCGACAACAGTGGAGGGCAGTAGTCCTAGCCTGAAACGCTTTGCATCTCCGGTGGGCAGCAATCGGCTGAAGCTAACGCCCAGCCCCTCGAAGAGCGGCATCTCGGCCACCACGAATGCGGACAGTGCATCCACCTCGACCACATCGACGGCCACCACAATGGTGCCGACCACAGTTGGCGAGATCTGCCGGCGCTCCTCTGATTCCGACTTGAGTGTCACGCCCAAAG GCATAGCCTTTTCATTCAACCGGAAGC GAAACTCAATTTGTGTGGCCAGCGAGCGCTTAGTGGCCGCCACGGCAATGATGCGTCTAACGCAGCCAACGGTTGGAGCTAAACCTGGCACTGACAGCCTGGACATGTTGGAGTATCCCTTTCTGACCATGACCAAGTACCCAACGGGCTTCATCCTCCATTTGGGTGCCACTGTGGCAGCTCGTTCCGTGAAGCTGCTGGAGCGAGTGCCCAATCCGGATGAGCCGGAAGTACGTGACAGCTGGTGGACAGAACTGCGCATGGAGATCCGCTCTCATGCGCGTTCCCTGGGCTGCAATGTAGTGCTGGGTTATGCGGAGACCACAACCATATC CGACGACGTGTGCGTCTTATCTGCCACTGGAACGGCCGCAGTAATCAATATGGTCTTCAATAGATCTGTGTCCCAAACCGATATCTTTACCATGTCCAAGGCCACAGCTAGTGCGGCCATGTCGAATTCCCTAGAGGAGCGCGAGGCAAATGGTAGCAGCACCGGAGAAGCATCGGGCACAGGAAAAGACACTGGTTCGCTGGGTACAGGGACCAGTTCGACGGGTAAGCGTTATGGCCTTCCGCCGCTCAATGGACCACGCAATGCCTGCGCCATTTGCCATATACCCTACAACCTAAGCTCCGTCCCCTTCAACGTGAAGATGAAGAAGTGCGCTGTTTGTCGCAAGGGACGTGTACCGGACGTACTCCTGGCCACGTTGGAGGTTCCGGAATTCATGCAGGTCACTGGACGTGGCTGCTTCATGCAGGCTCAAGTGGTGCGCGCCAAGAGAGATCTGCGAGCAGAACTAAATGCCAAAGAGATATCGGATGGTCTTCCCTTCCTGGAGTACGAACTGCATCGCGTGCTTATTAACAAGCTGAAGGCGAAGGGCATGAATGCCATCTTTGGGTTACGCACCCAGGTGGCTATAGGCGAGCGCATGATAGCACTGATAGCCACGGGAACGGCCTTATTCCTCAGTGCTCTGCCAGTGCCGCAGGTACCGAAGATTGTGGCCGGAAACTCGTGGACCGACAAGCAAAAGCTGAACGAGCTGCAAAAGAAGCTGCAGGAAACGTTCGAACGCAATCAGGAGATCTATCAGCTAAAGAGCTTGGACCCCGATGCGGGAGCAGCGGCCTCTGCCGCCCCCTCGACGGACAAGCAATCCGATACCGATGACTCGGATGAGGAGGAAATGAATGAGATTGATTTGAACTGCGGCAACAAGGAGCTTTGTGTGTTAGAAGTCGATGACATTGAGGACTTGGAGATTATATCGCTGCTGATGGAACCATATCCCCCGGAGGGCTTCCATGTGGTCAACACACAGCAGGTGCCGGGCATGCTGGAAATGGACACAGTCAAAAATCTTCAGATGTTCACTCAAGTGTGGCGTGCACGTCTCGAGGTGGGACAGAGTGTTAATGGGTTTCCCAAGCACTTTCAGAG ACTCCTGCAGACAATTTACTTTAAGCTGCGCACCATGATACCTTGTGCCATCTGCGATCTTCGCTTCCGACTAGATCTGCCCGAAAcg GATCAAATCCAACTGCTAGTAACTGGCATGGCCATGGGTCTGAGCGATGCCAGTAAAGTGAAGTACCGCGGACGTGGCCGagtgatgcagcagcagcaacagcagcagccgcagccacAACAGCAAAACGGATTCCAtgagtcccagtcccagtcccagccTGAATTGAATGGAAAACGTATGCTGCAGGAGGAGGATTACATTTTTCCACTGGATGAGGATCAGATGGTGGACACCCCCACGCCGACTAGCACCGCCATACCGCCGTTTGGTATGAGTTCATTTAAAATGCGCAAAACCTCACCATCGCGGCTTAGCAACCTGGTGTCGGGTTTGCCATCCACGGGAGTTAAGCCGCTGAGTGTGGGAGCGGTTCCCAGAAATCGATAT TTTCCCCTGCGGGATCGTTATGGAGTGGATTTGACCCCACTTAGCTTCATACCTGGCGGCCGAATAGATAAATACCTAGGCAATCTGAACTTTTTCTTTATCCGGGAGAGCACCTCTATCCGGGAGAATGGCGGCATTAGCGGCTTTGTCCATGGCTTTATCACAGAGCTGCTGGCCGTGGTGAGAGCTCACATTGCTTCGCTGGGCGGCAATGCCATGGTCTCATTCTACATCACAGAACTCATGCTGTTCGATAACCAGCACAAGAATCAG GGCCAATGCCTGATTAGCCTGGGGGGCGATGCCGTCTATGTGAGCTACCATGCCGATGACTGA
- the LOC108073237 gene encoding C2 domain-containing protein 5 isoform X1 yields MPGKVGVKIKAARNLPVMDKSSETTDAFVEIKLASVTHKTDVFRKSLNPTWNTDWFRFEVDDAELQDEPLQIRLMDYDTYSANDAIGKVNISLNPLCLESSSQAVHGKGTVLSGWIPVFDTMHGIRGEINVIVKVDLFSDVNKFRQSSCGIPFFHSQCVPFGYRAQVIHGFVEELVVNDDPEYQWIDKIRTPRASNEARQVVFLKLSGQVQRKMGLKAINMGANAVIGYTQCFDLEGDVGVVARGVGTAVTLIKDTSSSQPNSADVALIEELSRKYLDFLNCAGASSLSLPLSGRTPQYRLNIYREPSSSAPSSAAAAAAAATFYLESASSDTEDAELMQDLIRQEDERGDRSREKKLRHRMRRLTLSSSKVFTQKYATLIRRIEPKIPENATQSLSTIFGGGGGSSTTPSSFRRRRKSRFALPSIKSSNAPFIVRSISNDTGVRPGGHVSTKSFLTVPGLSEYQENTRSAPDLPVDEFLAKSRPTSNYSTDSEESLQLDLEIAPPDSNVEDSQDEDNLQDNWIKPGETRSCENSQQDLGPRHHNLLEDLKGFSRRLQKLMHIKPKESDLEKKPKHPFVPSLERKPYYSSQPELPTCSGDWPGCSLSGSSSMLQLNFLPSYGKSLQRSASLNHLVAPECFAPPVPPNTLLLKAPELRVCPSTPTPTHSELVAFDYNNSPPPSRAQLDRFVNISNSTNHSNQNNESSLLAPFAIRQQQQQPPRELRSSTDLQQQPGLVGGPSGPSSIPTTVEGSSPSLKRFASPVGSNRLKLTPSPSKSGISATTNADSASTSTTSTATTMVPTTVGEICRRSSDSDLSVTPKGNSICVASERLVAATAMMRLTQPTVGAKPGTDSLDMLEYPFLTMTKYPTGFILHLGATVAARSVKLLERVPNPDEPEVRDSWWTELRMEIRSHARSLGCNVVLGYAETTTISDDVCVLSATGTAAVINMVFNRSVSQTDIFTMSKATASAAMSNSLEEREANGSSTGEASGTGKDTGSLGTGTSSTGKRYGLPPLNGPRNACAICHIPYNLSSVPFNVKMKKCAVCRKGRVPDVLLATLEVPEFMQVTGRGCFMQAQVVRAKRDLRAELNAKEISDGLPFLEYELHRVLINKLKAKGMNAIFGLRTQVAIGERMIALIATGTALFLSALPVPQVPKIVAGNSWTDKQKLNELQKKLQETFERNQEIYQLKSLDPDAGAAASAAPSTDKQSDTDDSDEEEMNEIDLNCGNKELCVLEVDDIEDLEIISLLMEPYPPEGFHVVNTQQVPGMLEMDTVKNLQMFTQVWRARLEVGQSVNGFPKHFQRLLQTIYFKLRTMIPCAICDLRFRLDLPETDQIQLLVTGMAMGLSDASKVKYRGRGRVMQQQQQQQPQPQQQNGFHESQSQSQPELNGKRMLQEEDYIFPLDEDQMVDTPTPTSTAIPPFGMSSFKMRKTSPSRLSNLVSGLPSTGVKPLSVGAVPRNRYFPLRDRYGVDLTPLSFIPGGRIDKYLGNLNFFFIRESTSIRENGGISGFVHGFITELLAVVRAHIASLGGNAMVSFYITELMLFDNQHKNQGQCLISLGGDAVYVSYHADD; encoded by the exons ATGCCAGGCAAGGTGGGGGTGAAGATCAAGGCGGCGCGCAACCTGCCGGTAATGGACAAGAGCAGCGAGACGACGGACGCGTTCGTGGAAATCAAACTGGCTTCCGTGACCCACAAGACGGATGTGTTCCGCAAGAGCTTGAATCCCACTTGGAACACCGATTG GTTTCGCTTCGAGGTGGACGATGCAGAGCTGCAGGACGAACCGCTGCAAATCCGACTGATGGACTATGATACGTACTCGGCCAACGATGCCATCGGTAAGGTGAACATCAGCCTGAATCCACTGTGCCTGGAGAGCTCCAGTCAGGCGGTGCACGGTAAGGGCACTGTGCTGTCCGGCTGGATTCCCGTTTTCGACACAATGCACGGGATCCGCGGTGAAATCAATGTCATCGTCAAAGTGGATCTCTTCTCGGACGTCAACAAGTTCCGACAGAGCTCCTGTGGTATACCCTTCTTCCACT CCCAGTGCGTGCCTTTTGGCTACCGCGCCCAGGTGATTCACGGCTTTGTCGAAGAGCTCGTGGTCAATGACGATCCTGAATATCAGTGGATCGACAAGATACGGACGCCGCGTGCTTCGAACGAGGCCCGACAGGTGGTCTTTCTCAAGTTGTCCGGCCAGGTACAGCGGAAAATGGGCCTGAAAGCCATAAACATGGGCGCCAATGCCGTAATTGGCTATACCCAGTGCTTTGATCTGGAGGGTGATGTGGGCGTGGTGGCCCGAGGAGTGGGCACAGCTGTTACACTGATCAAAGACACCAGCAGCAGTCAGCCAAATAGCGCGGATGTGGCCCTGATCGAGGA ACTGTCTCGAAAGTATCTAGACTTCCTCAACTGTGCGGGAGCGAGCAGCTTGAGTCTGCCGCTTTCCGGCCGCACGCCCCAATATCGTCTCAATATATACAGGGAGCCCAGCTCGTCGGCGCCTtcatctgcagcagcagcggcggcggcagcaacgTTTTACCTGGAAAGTGCCAGCAGCGACACGGAGGACGCGGAGCTGATGCAGGATCTTATCAGGCAGGAGGACGAGCGTGGCGACAGGAGTCGCGAGAAGAAACTGAGACATCGCATGCGCCGCTTAACTCTCTCCTCGAGCAAAGTTTTTACCCAGAAATATGCCACGCTGATACGTCGAATAGAGCCTAAGATTCCAGAAAATGCCACACAATCGCTAAGCACCATctttggaggaggaggaggatcaaGTACCACTCCGTCGAGTTTCAGACGGCGGCGCAAGTCGCGCTTTGCTCTCCCGAGCATCAAGTCCTCCAATGCTCCGTTTATAGTGCGTTCAATTAGCAACGACACTGGCGTGCGTCCTGGTGGCCATGTGTCTACCAAGAGTTTCCTCACTGTGCCCGGTTTGTCAGAGTATCAGGAGAATACTCGTTCGGCGCCAGATTTGCCGGTAGATGAGTTTTTGGCCAAGAGTCGACCAACCTCCAACTACTCTACGGACTCGGAGGAGTCCCTGCAGTTGGACCTGGAAATAGCTCCGCCCGATAGCAATGTTGAGGACTCCCAGGACGAGGATAACCTGCAGGACAACTGGATTAAGCCGGGAGAAACACGCAGCTGCGAGAACAGCCAGCAGGACCTGGGACCCAGGCACCACAATCTGCTGGAGGACCTAAAGGGCTTCTCGCGACGTCTCCAAAAGCTGATGCATATAAAGCCCAAAGAAAGTGATTTGGAAAAGAAGCCAAAGCACCCCTTCGTGCCCTCGCTGGAACGCAAGCCGTACTACAGCTCACAACCGGAGTTGCCAACTTGCAGCGGTGACTGGCCAGGATGTAGCCTTAGTGGCTCCTCTTCCATGTTGCAGCTAAACTTTCTGCCCAGCTACGGGAAGAGTTTGCAGCGCAGTGCCTCACTGAATCATCTAGTGGCCCCCGAATGTTTTGCACCTCCAGTGCCCCCCAACACGTTGCTGCTGAAGGCGCCCGAGCTGCGCGTATGCCCctccacacccacacccacccacTCCGAGCTAGTCGCCTTCGATTACAATAACTCTCCGCCCCCTAGTCGTGCCCAATTAGATCGTTTTGTAAATATCTCTAATAGTACTAACCATAGTAACCAAAATAATGAATCATCACTGCTTGCTCCATTTGCCAttcgccaacaacaacaacaaccaccaCGCGAACTTAGATCCAGCACTGACCTCCAACAGCAGCCAGGGTTAGTGGGTGGACCATCAGGACCATCAAGTATACCGACAACAGTGGAGGGCAGTAGTCCTAGCCTGAAACGCTTTGCATCTCCGGTGGGCAGCAATCGGCTGAAGCTAACGCCCAGCCCCTCGAAGAGCGGCATCTCGGCCACCACGAATGCGGACAGTGCATCCACCTCGACCACATCGACGGCCACCACAATGGTGCCGACCACAGTTGGCGAGATCTGCCGGCGCTCCTCTGATTCCGACTTGAGTGTCACGCCCAAAG GAAACTCAATTTGTGTGGCCAGCGAGCGCTTAGTGGCCGCCACGGCAATGATGCGTCTAACGCAGCCAACGGTTGGAGCTAAACCTGGCACTGACAGCCTGGACATGTTGGAGTATCCCTTTCTGACCATGACCAAGTACCCAACGGGCTTCATCCTCCATTTGGGTGCCACTGTGGCAGCTCGTTCCGTGAAGCTGCTGGAGCGAGTGCCCAATCCGGATGAGCCGGAAGTACGTGACAGCTGGTGGACAGAACTGCGCATGGAGATCCGCTCTCATGCGCGTTCCCTGGGCTGCAATGTAGTGCTGGGTTATGCGGAGACCACAACCATATC CGACGACGTGTGCGTCTTATCTGCCACTGGAACGGCCGCAGTAATCAATATGGTCTTCAATAGATCTGTGTCCCAAACCGATATCTTTACCATGTCCAAGGCCACAGCTAGTGCGGCCATGTCGAATTCCCTAGAGGAGCGCGAGGCAAATGGTAGCAGCACCGGAGAAGCATCGGGCACAGGAAAAGACACTGGTTCGCTGGGTACAGGGACCAGTTCGACGGGTAAGCGTTATGGCCTTCCGCCGCTCAATGGACCACGCAATGCCTGCGCCATTTGCCATATACCCTACAACCTAAGCTCCGTCCCCTTCAACGTGAAGATGAAGAAGTGCGCTGTTTGTCGCAAGGGACGTGTACCGGACGTACTCCTGGCCACGTTGGAGGTTCCGGAATTCATGCAGGTCACTGGACGTGGCTGCTTCATGCAGGCTCAAGTGGTGCGCGCCAAGAGAGATCTGCGAGCAGAACTAAATGCCAAAGAGATATCGGATGGTCTTCCCTTCCTGGAGTACGAACTGCATCGCGTGCTTATTAACAAGCTGAAGGCGAAGGGCATGAATGCCATCTTTGGGTTACGCACCCAGGTGGCTATAGGCGAGCGCATGATAGCACTGATAGCCACGGGAACGGCCTTATTCCTCAGTGCTCTGCCAGTGCCGCAGGTACCGAAGATTGTGGCCGGAAACTCGTGGACCGACAAGCAAAAGCTGAACGAGCTGCAAAAGAAGCTGCAGGAAACGTTCGAACGCAATCAGGAGATCTATCAGCTAAAGAGCTTGGACCCCGATGCGGGAGCAGCGGCCTCTGCCGCCCCCTCGACGGACAAGCAATCCGATACCGATGACTCGGATGAGGAGGAAATGAATGAGATTGATTTGAACTGCGGCAACAAGGAGCTTTGTGTGTTAGAAGTCGATGACATTGAGGACTTGGAGATTATATCGCTGCTGATGGAACCATATCCCCCGGAGGGCTTCCATGTGGTCAACACACAGCAGGTGCCGGGCATGCTGGAAATGGACACAGTCAAAAATCTTCAGATGTTCACTCAAGTGTGGCGTGCACGTCTCGAGGTGGGACAGAGTGTTAATGGGTTTCCCAAGCACTTTCAGAG ACTCCTGCAGACAATTTACTTTAAGCTGCGCACCATGATACCTTGTGCCATCTGCGATCTTCGCTTCCGACTAGATCTGCCCGAAAcg GATCAAATCCAACTGCTAGTAACTGGCATGGCCATGGGTCTGAGCGATGCCAGTAAAGTGAAGTACCGCGGACGTGGCCGagtgatgcagcagcagcaacagcagcagccgcagccacAACAGCAAAACGGATTCCAtgagtcccagtcccagtcccagccTGAATTGAATGGAAAACGTATGCTGCAGGAGGAGGATTACATTTTTCCACTGGATGAGGATCAGATGGTGGACACCCCCACGCCGACTAGCACCGCCATACCGCCGTTTGGTATGAGTTCATTTAAAATGCGCAAAACCTCACCATCGCGGCTTAGCAACCTGGTGTCGGGTTTGCCATCCACGGGAGTTAAGCCGCTGAGTGTGGGAGCGGTTCCCAGAAATCGATAT TTTCCCCTGCGGGATCGTTATGGAGTGGATTTGACCCCACTTAGCTTCATACCTGGCGGCCGAATAGATAAATACCTAGGCAATCTGAACTTTTTCTTTATCCGGGAGAGCACCTCTATCCGGGAGAATGGCGGCATTAGCGGCTTTGTCCATGGCTTTATCACAGAGCTGCTGGCCGTGGTGAGAGCTCACATTGCTTCGCTGGGCGGCAATGCCATGGTCTCATTCTACATCACAGAACTCATGCTGTTCGATAACCAGCACAAGAATCAG GGCCAATGCCTGATTAGCCTGGGGGGCGATGCCGTCTATGTGAGCTACCATGCCGATGACTGA